In a single window of the Anguilla rostrata isolate EN2019 chromosome 4, ASM1855537v3, whole genome shotgun sequence genome:
- the lnx1 gene encoding E3 ubiquitin-protein ligase LNX: protein MMSALGAAGEEEMPPPDLCHTCGHRHLVEENHEYLYQEEVDDDLMCHICLQPLIQPIDTPCGHTYCTECLTSFLLEKDFCPVDRAPLQLQTCKKSSILVHKLLDKLEISCPFSEYCTETLPRAELEAHIKSRCKGASHYGLSAERKRRSQEGACTDSTSELTISTLPSETPAATIALLSDDPGLVNPAFDPSAEDNSQSGSNTSLAARSTTKKRDFRNFDRATARGRSFRRINRALSALRRTKSGTSVPNQSTEERDNARNATVPPEVLPLPQLHHLIPDGEITSIKINRSSVTEPLAISVVGGNETPLVRILIQDIYREGVIARDGRLLPGDMILKVNGIDISNVPHRYAVATLKRACQLCADRASGADTAPEHAALLIQASEERVHFIVSRQTHLHNPDFLQEAPWSMEGPPPYSPEDPETTLLDACVKPACYEKTVTLLKEQQDSLGMTVAGGMASRGWDLPIYVTNVDPEGVVGQEGSIRKGDILLSVNGLELTGVTRGEAVANLKNTSSPVVLHVLEMPPPEDYPDPDPASNPASPPTLSPAPTDASYSPLPCDDYSPLWVSWLQLPRHLYCCKDIVLRRSTSGSLGFSIVGGYEELHCNQSFFIRSIVEGTPAYNDGRIRCGDILLEVNGKSTWGMTHTMLVRLLKELRGRITLTIVSWPGSLL from the exons ATGATGAGTGCCCTGGGGGCAGCTGGCGAGGAGGAGATGCCCCCGCCGGACCTGTGCCACACCTGCGGGCACAGGCACCTGGTGGAGGAGAACCATGAGTACCTGTACCAGGAGGAGGTGGACGACGACCTGATGTGCCACATCTGCCTGCAGCCGCTGATCCAGCCCATCGACACGCCCTGCGGCCACACCTACTGCACCGAGTGCCTGACCAGCTTCCTGCTGGAGAAGGACTTCTGCCCTGTGGACCGCGCCCCCCTGCAGCTGCAGACCTGCAAGAAGTCCAGCATCCTGGTGCACAAGCTGCTGGACAAGCTGGAGATCAGCTGCCCCTTCAGCGAGTACTGCACCGAGACCCTGCCCCGCGCAGAGCTGGAGGCACACATCAAGAGCAG GTGTAAAGGTGCGTCGCACTATGGGCTGTCGGCGGAGAGGAAGCGGCGGTCTCAGGAGGGGGCGTGTACAGACAGCACGTCGGAGCTCACCATCAGCACCCTGCCCTCCGAAACCCCCGCCGCCACCATCGCCCTGCTGTCCGACGACCCCGGCCTCGTCAACCCCGCCTTCGACCCCAGCGCCGAggacaacagccaatcaggaagcaaCACCAGCCTAGCTGCCCGCAGCACTACCAAGAAGAgggact tCAGGAACTTTGACCGTGCCACAGCCAGGGGCCGGTCTTTCCGTCGGATCAACCGGGCGCTGAGCGCGCTGCGCAGGACCAAGAGCGGGACGTCTGTGCCCAACCAGAGCACCGAGGAGAGGGACAACGCCCGCAACGCCACCGTTCCCCCGGAGG tGCTCCCTCTTCCTCAGCTGCATCACCTGATCCCAGATGGAGAGATCACCAGTATAAAGATAAACCGCTCCAGCGTGACCGAACCCCTGGCCATCAGCGTCGTCGGGGGCAACGAGACTCCACTGGTCCGCATCCTCATCCAGGACATCTACAGAGAGGGAGTCATCGCACGAGACGGACGTCTGCTGCCTGGAGACATGAtcctgaag GTGAACGGCATTGACATCAGTAACGTGCCGCACCGCTACGCCGTGGCGACTCTGAAGCGGGCCTGCCAGCTGTGCGCTGACCGTGCCTCCGGAGCAGACACCG CCCCCGAGCACGCCGCGCTGCTCATACAG gcgagTGAAGAGCGGGTGCACTTTATTGTGTCGcggcaaacacacctgcacaatcCAGACTTCCTGCAGGAGGCGCCCTGGAGCATGGAAGGACCTCCGCCCTACTCACCTGAGGACCCGGAGACCACCCTGCTG GACGCGTGTGTGAAGCCTGCCTGCTATGAGAAGACGGTGACTCTGCTGAAGGAGCAGCAGGACTCCCTGGGCATGACGGTGGCTGGCGGGATGGCCAGCCGCGGCTGGGACCTGCCCATATACGTCACCAACGTGGACCccgagggggtggtggggcaggAGGGCTCCATAcgcaaag GGGACATCCTGCTGAGTGTGAATGGGTTGGAGCTGACAGGTGTGACTCGGGGGGAGGCGGTAGCCAATCTGAAGAACACCTCCTCCCCCGTGGTACTGCACGTCCTGGAGATGCCCCCACCTGAGGACTACCCTGACCCCGACCCTGCCTCcaaccccgcctcccctcccaccctaaGTCCCGCCCCCACCGACGCCAGCTACAGCCCGCTGCCCTGCGATGACTACTCCCCTCTCTGGGTGTCATGGTTACAGCTGCCCAG GCACCTGTACTGCTGCAAAGACATTGTGCTGCGGAGAAGCACGTCTGGTAGCCTGGGCTTCAGCATCGTCGGGGGTTACGAGGAGCTCCACTGCAACCAGTCCTTCTTCATCCGCTCCATCGTGGAGGGAACGCCAGCCTACAACGACGGCAGGATACG gtgTGGGGACATTCTGCTGGAGGTGAATGGAAAGAGCACTTGGGGGATGACTCACACCATGCTGGTGCGTCTGCTGAAGGAGCTGAGGGGGCGGATCACCTTGACCATCGTGTCCTGGCCAGGCAGCCTGCTATAG